In one Pseudarthrobacter sp. NBSH8 genomic region, the following are encoded:
- a CDS encoding amidohydrolase family protein: MCLHDHTSAVLPPTAVPRRGILAGAAALAGISVASLAAQLGSAPAARAAGNTSGPVYPDRPASPPPMIIEGGTIVDPKTGNAVQDGVLVLEGGKVTAAGTRDETRRAVAALAGRARIVDASGRWVLPGLIDVHVHANALSDARAILQGGATSVRSGSSSFYQDVALAALPAWAAGASPRMSPAGLFISPDLGASLLADPDLAPLASLAGGVTAPTDLAYLTRVNLKRGAQVIKTRANPRAGLAEQDPRELVYTYEQLSAVVKAAGKAGVLCHAYSAEGIGGAVRAGVRSIEHGVFVSEETISLMARRGTYFTPTLDAITSMAGSSNPILAARGTEYTPIIKAAVRAAHEAGVTVVAGTDSFGSDVTPIGTEARLLAEAGLSPLDALRAATVNAAALLGWSESAGRLVRGSFADAIIVDSDPLNSASALEEIRAVVAQGVLVRNDL; the protein is encoded by the coding sequence ATGTGCCTGCACGATCACACCTCCGCTGTCCTGCCACCAACTGCTGTTCCCCGCCGCGGCATCCTGGCCGGAGCGGCCGCCCTGGCGGGAATCTCGGTGGCAAGCCTGGCTGCCCAGCTCGGAAGTGCCCCGGCGGCGAGGGCAGCGGGCAACACATCAGGCCCCGTCTATCCTGACCGCCCCGCTTCGCCCCCGCCGATGATCATCGAGGGCGGCACCATAGTGGACCCCAAAACGGGCAACGCAGTGCAGGACGGGGTCCTTGTGCTGGAAGGAGGCAAGGTCACCGCGGCCGGCACCCGGGACGAAACACGGCGTGCGGTAGCCGCCCTTGCAGGCCGTGCCCGCATCGTGGATGCCTCCGGGCGGTGGGTGCTTCCCGGCCTTATCGACGTGCATGTCCATGCGAACGCTCTTTCGGATGCGCGGGCCATCCTGCAGGGCGGAGCGACCAGCGTCAGAAGTGGTTCAAGCAGCTTCTACCAGGACGTGGCCCTCGCTGCCCTGCCTGCCTGGGCCGCCGGCGCCTCACCCCGGATGAGCCCCGCCGGGCTGTTCATCTCACCCGATCTTGGGGCCTCGCTCCTCGCTGACCCGGACCTTGCACCGCTTGCATCCCTGGCCGGGGGAGTCACCGCACCGACGGACCTTGCCTACCTCACCCGCGTCAACCTGAAACGCGGTGCACAGGTGATCAAGACCCGGGCCAATCCCCGGGCAGGCCTGGCGGAACAGGACCCCCGCGAACTGGTCTACACCTACGAACAGCTCTCTGCAGTGGTTAAGGCCGCAGGCAAAGCAGGCGTGCTTTGCCACGCCTACAGCGCAGAGGGGATAGGCGGTGCCGTCCGGGCCGGTGTGCGCAGCATCGAGCACGGCGTCTTCGTCAGCGAGGAGACCATCTCGCTGATGGCCCGCCGTGGCACTTACTTCACACCCACATTGGACGCCATCACGAGCATGGCTGGTTCTTCCAACCCGATTCTTGCCGCTCGCGGCACGGAGTACACGCCCATCATCAAAGCAGCCGTGAGGGCTGCCCATGAAGCCGGTGTGACGGTGGTGGCAGGGACGGATTCCTTCGGATCCGATGTGACCCCCATAGGCACAGAAGCGCGTCTGCTTGCTGAGGCCGGGCTTTCACCACTGGACGCGCTACGGGCCGCGACAGTCAACGCCGCCGCCCTGCTCGGCTGGAGTGAGAGTGCAGGACGCCTGGTACGCGGTTCCTTTGCAGACGCGATCATCGTGGATTCTGATCCCTTGAACAGTGCCTCGGCCCTGGAAGAAATAAGGGCAGTGGTGGCGCAGGGAGTCCTTGTACGGAATGACCTCTGA